TCTAGGATTCAATGGATTTCACATCTAACAATATAATCAACAGACACAATATGACAGAAGATATTCCCAAAATTTAGTAGGGAAGATATATGTGCAGTTAAATACTCATAATTTGTAATAATTATAGAGAACATCAAACAAATTTCCTGACCTTTTCAAGCAAATTTGTCAGGTGTTGGATCTCATTCTTCTTCACTTCTGACAAAGAACGAGCTACATCTCCAACATTGGTCCTGACACAAAGTCATTATCTTCCTCTGTACCATATAGATGGCTGACAAACGTACATCTTTACGGAGCTTACTATACATTAATTTAACATGTATGCATTTTATCATTTTATAGCTATGATGTTCCTTGATATAAGTTCTCAGAAGCCATAACTTGTCCCTTAAGATGGCATTAGTAGTATGTTTGAGGAACAATTATTTACtcaataatttaataaattataattaattgcataaaaattaaatatttataataaaaatcaaatctttatgataaaaatcaagaaaaaaggGGTCTTACATCAAGAAGCTTGAGCAATTCCTCAGTTGAAAAGGGGGGTTTAAGCAGCTTGTTCCCCACATCTTTAAGCTCCTCTTCTAGCTCTTCTTCAGATATGCAAGGGGGAGAGTAATAGTAGGTAAAGAGGCCATTTTATCAGCAAGACAAGACACCCAAGAAATCCTTGTCGGAATTAAGATTTAGAGATACGAGGTTAGAATAGAACAGGAAGAGAACTAATGTACCTCGAATTGAAGCCCCAAACATCCTACAAACTCAAGACAAAGATGAAATCCAAGAGTGAAAATAATAACAAACCATACCTCAAATTGAAGCCCCAATCGATCAAATAATCACAAATCTTGAAGAACCCTGTTTAATTCAAGCCCTAATCAAAAAAATTTAATTAGAGAAGTTGGAGAATCTTCAACTCCAATTAGAGAAGACCCAAATTGGAACACCCAATCGAAACCCCTAAATCTTGAAGTGTGAAATCAACAATTTGAAAACCCCAAATATTCAAATGGACAGTTTTAGTTTTGTGAGTTTGAAACGTGAGTGTAAGAATTTGAGTTTGAGATTTAGTTCTTTCCTTTTGTTAAAATCCTCAGCACATGCGGCAAAATTGCTGCTTCCCAATTTTCAAGCCTCAATCCCTAATTTTCAACCCATCCCAACTATATTTTGTTAGGCGGATCGACTATTTTTgctaaaatttaaattattaatttttttaataaatttgatttttaacatttaattatgaaaaataaattaattcatAAATTTGTTATACTACACTAGTGACTTATTAATTTTTAGAACTTTGAAATTTTAATTACACCACATATTCATTTTTTGCATATAATAATTTTTGTATTTGATATCTTTGGAATAAATATATTACTTtcgattttataataaaattttatttactttcaaattatcattaaatttattattttataaaaatattattattaactttaaaatcatattattaactttgataaataaataatatatattttaattattaattcatttctatgtaaataattagttagttaaattaaaaagaaataaaaatccaTCTTTATATTATGCTGTGGTAACATATTATAACTATACGGCAACATCAAAAAAGAAGGGTTGCGACAGTCATTGTTTTTAGGGCTACTATAACGTTTTTCTTTGTAACGCCAAGATAAAGGGTAGCAGTAGGCCATTAATGGCGTAGTGTTCCATGAGGGGTCGTTCTCCCCTGATGATATCCCAATCTTCCTCGACCATTCGTTTGATAACCTCATCCATAACCTCCAAATCGACCACGTGGAAGGGCACGCTCGTATTCACGGTGTCGAACCCTATCATCCCTTTGGGATGTAGGGGAAACATGCGTCGTATCACTAGGCCTCGCTTCTCCATCATTTCCTTCCTTTTTCCATTCCAACAGTAGCATCCTCAAGTCATCGTCCCCCAACTTTATGCCCAACCTTCTTTTCAAAGTTGAAAAATCTCTCTTTTCTTCATCCTGATTCTGAATATTTTCTGCACGATGACGCTCGTTCATCGTACGTCCATACCTATGAGGATGTGGGGTTACCTGATTATCGATACGGGGTCTTTTTATGTCATTAGTGTCTTCATCGAAAAGCTTAATAATAGGCTCGAGATCATCATAATACTCCAAGCGCCACGGAGTGATTCGAGGGTTACCTCCATTAGCTTAGCCACGAACACCATGGGTATTTCCTTCAACCATGGGGGTTTTCTCCACAACATGACCATGGCGGGGAAAACGACGACCTCTCATCTTCTTGCGACGCTTCACCGTGTTCAACCTTGAATTGAAGTTATTCAAGGTATCCCCCATGTGATACAAATGCTCCAAGATATCAGCATTGCTGATGAGTACCGGTGGTGTTCCTCCAATATTCGGAGCCTGTGGAGGATCTACCACATTTCTTGGCACATAAGGTTTATGCTGGGTGTAGCCTCCCTCAACATCTCCTTCGGATCTTctatcacttccatcataagaactttcATCACGATcgtaagacatcttttcctcctaaaattatgatcttgattagcagccctccttctagcgctaatttgttgacggaggaatctggtaacaacaaagttctaggtttctcgccggaatcaagatctgTGACGATGAATCTTCGTCGGAAAATCAAGCGGTGCGTGGTGTTTGTGTGTTACTTGGTGGGTGAGATTGATTAGGGTTAATGGTGACTCCTTATCAGCTCTTAacttcttacccctctcaatgtgcctacgtaccctttatatagggatcaagcctgacgtaatTCTTGgtgaacaagaaatctaatggtGTTTGATTTCTTATTCCTACGCCCGATAGAAGTCCTTCCAGAatccgtcttccgctagctttaggaatgccCAATTATGAGACCCAACCGTGAATGCTCAAGGCTCATTTGTAATCataggacttcacggataatgcatctctCTGCGTAAGGACAACACTCCACTACATCTATCTCCCTTGAGTTAcaaacgcaggtatagccacggttcaccctaAATACCGGACGCTTCCCTGTCCCCcaaatgaggataacccaccagatagcaggacaggtgatcccaagctcttgggtgcaaagtgccAGATGACTCCGAAGGTCTCCAACAAGGACACCAGTTGAATACAAGAACAAAGCTtccaaagcacacaccaatgtTAACCCTGCATCCTCGACAGGGAAACCCGTTGAATataggaggaggccttcaatcatcaggaaTACCCTTGAAAGCCTTCAAGTTTTTCACGAACATTCCCCTCATTGACTGACTCAGGGAGGAAATTCTTCAAAGAGAACCTAAAATAAATACATCAGTGAATACAATCCTCCATTATCCCTTCCATGCTTGCACTTGTCTTGAGTTTGTTATTGTTTGCCTTGTCCTAGATGAGAACAAACCCAAACTATTCAAGTAAATCCAAAACTGTGCATTCCATTCGGCTAgcactactagaaaaaagaccttagacatcggttgatgtcttcgcgactgatgttaaatgtattttctcatagacatcggttaaaaaccgatgtctatgtaatattacacatcatttctgaaaaatttctgaTGTCTAATTCACATTCTTGTTATATAATTATGTAATGTCAAGTTCAGAAATGTAATATTAGGATGATTAGGCCTATTTAAAACTATAACACACAAGCAATAATTTTAAATTAACAtcgattaaaaataaaaaaccgatgtctcTATCTTCTTAGACATCGGTCtttgataaaaaaaatgataTCTCTATCTTATTAGATATCGATTATTTTCTTAGTACCCGATGTCAATGTTGataatagacatcggtttttttcTAAAAAACGATGTTAATATGATAAATAGACATCGGGTGTTTATTTTTGAATCGATGTTATTACCCTATTTTCATGTGCTAATATTCCTTTATTAACATCGAATATTTTGTTTTTCTGATGTCTTTGTGATTTTAAGACATTGTTTTTATATGTGTAAACTGATGTATATTTATGGTTTTTAACAACGATTCTAATAACAATGTGATGTCTGTTTCTATTATAATTAAACTGAGCAACTTTGTTTTTGCATGAACCAGAATACTCCATATGGTAAAATCTAATCAACCAACAATTAACCAACAATTTTCTATCCAACCAACCAACAATTTTCACCCCATCAACCAACAATTAACCTAGATTCAACCAACAATAGTTTTTATCCAATCAACAACCTAAAACATCTAATAGAAAATTCAGAGCATCTACATCAACCAACCAACAACAAATATATAGCGAAAATAGTTCTAATACATTGTCAAACATGCATCTTACAAGTTCGATCATCAAGTACATAATGAAACCAGAATTTATAGTAGCGAGGCAAGGAAATTTACAATCTACATTTTATCTTGAATGAAATCGATAACATCACAGCGGACCTGGTCCAGCCCCTCTAGATGGTAAGACTTGCGAGTCTTGGTCACCCACCAAAAATTGAGTAAACCGAAAAGAGAAATCAGAAAAAAAATGCATCTAAATTACCACATTCAGTCATACAAAAATGAATGTACATACCTTAGAAGTAAAAGAAATTTTCTTGTCCTCAATAATTTCCTTCATGTACCTCATGACCACATAACCACATTCAACCCCACCAGGTTGTTTCGGGGATCCCTGTtaagataaaaataaaaaaaagctGGCTTTACAACTGATCAGATCAGAATTACTGTCGTACtacaaaaattataatataaattactTACTACGAGATTCTTGATTTTAGGAGCTTTGTTTCCCCTTCCTGTTTGAGAATTAACTTGTTTTATTGTCCTGCAAATTATAATGACACAGTGTCAAGAGTCATATTTCGAATACATGTCGCCATCCCATATTACGACCAGAATCCAGTGACAACTGTATTATTATAAATTTACACAAGtcagatttttttaaaaatagccTAAAAACCTAAAAGAAAATTAATTTAATAGATTACAATATGCATTTAAAAATACTTACTGATGATCATGTGGCAGGAAGAATATGTGATTTTGATTACCTTCTTTCAACCGACTAACAACATTTCGTTGAAATTCAGCATTCAAATTAAAGTTGGCGCCAAGATCAAAATATCCATACAGGACCACATCATCATTCTTGCGAACCCTCTTAATTATACTATGCAAGTGCCTATACATATGTGGGAGAAATTAAAATTATTAGCAGACCTGTTGTACGATAATTCAAACAGTACCTATAACCACGAAAATAAATTACTTACGCCATATACGCAGATATCGCAGCTTGTCCAATCATGTCAAACTTTAACAATGCTTTTAAATTCTCATGCAATATATATATTGTCTTctcaactccaaacacatcagaATCACATAGAATAGGGATCGATTCCCCGCCGGCTTTCATAAATGCTGTAGCATATTTGTACAATACCTTGTATTGGCGTGGCACTTTCTTGCTGACCTTGACGTGATTGAACTCTTGCTGAATTTTTTGCACCTCACCCTTGTTCTTTGACTGTGACACACCTCTTTTCTTTTTCTacaaaaaatgaaaataatataAGTAGACATTTATTCGCCTAATTAACCCCTATTTTTTAACTTTTATACAATTTTAGCAACCAACAAGCACATGTAAATACCACAACTGTCCGTAGGCTGATTAAATTTTGAGGCCATGCCAAGTGTGAACCAACGGCTTCACGAACTTGTTCTATTTCACCAGGTATAAGCACGGGAACTAAAGCGTCTGGTTGGATATGTCCATCAACCGACACACGAGCATGTCCAGGCTTCAAGGGCACTCCATGAACTGAAATATTCATTTCATCATCTTCGAAAACAGTACCAAAAGCAACCTTATTTTCGATGCTATCCACCGAAAGCTCACAAATTTGTGGACCCTATAATTGTAAggagtaaattatataattaatctACAATTTGAAGAACCGTATACTTACAATAATATTTGTGAAATATACCTTCTTTTCTGATGGAGGGGGTTGATCATAAGCAAGAAAATCATCATTCACCAATATTTCTTTTGCTTTTGGTGGTTTACAATTTGCTTCTCTTTCAACTGGTTGGCAACTTGCTATATCCGAAAAATTCAGAAAGTGCTGATTAGATCCAGTAAACAATGACTCGAACTCAGCCATTTCCCGCCTTGTTCTTTCCAACTCCTCTTGTAGCACTCTATCATGGGCCAACAACTCCGCCTTGGTAATTACAGGCTTTCTCTCTTTCGGCAGATTAAAGAACATTTTTGGGGTGATGAAACCTCCAACTCCTCGAACCCTGCCTGAATGCTCAGGAGTTCTGAGTGTCGTATTCAACACATCATCAGTTCCAGATGGTATGAATTCACCCTTCTCCTTCTTTTCGAGTAATTCATCCTAtcaataaatcaaaaataaacaTTAGAGCCAGATTAATGAACCATTTCTCTAACTAATGCATATATGAATAAACATCAAATcttagggacatattatgaataATGAAGGAATAAACAGATTTCTCATTATAATATGTTTTTCTCGATTAAATGCAGGTTTTTTCATAATTATTACTTACAATTCTGGAAAATACTgcttctttatcttcatcaagCTCCTCATCATCTAGCTTTGACTTTCGAGCCTTTTTCCAAAATATTGCCCGATCTGGTTTCTCCTCGGGCTTCAGTTTGCCTTTCTTTATCTGTTTAAGATAAGAAAAAATTAAAATGTGCTATTAAAAAGTGATATTTTGATTGACATTATAGCTAGGTTCTTACTTCATCCTCTTGTAAACCAATGTAACCCTTCCTTGACAAAAGATGATGATATTTTCGATTACGCACTCTTTCGCTCTGCAGGGTGCGTAGTTTCTGCATCATACAACGAATAATTATATCCAAGTAAATATACTAAATTCATACAAGGAAAGATGGCAAAGAAAATGCATCCATACCAGCCACTTATCACCTGTCCTCTGCGCGACAAATCTCGTCCAAGCTTCTTGACCCACAAATCGATAAATTTTTGGAGCCCTCTTCAGTATCTTCTTTTTTTCAGCATATGGCATCACGTGTTTAGTTGTTAAATCAGTTTTAAACCATCTCCGCTTATCTCCTGCAGACTTAAGCACCATAGCCTCACTTTCCGGAGCAACTTTAAATGTACCCTATGGACAataaaatatacaagtttataagGCTTAGATAGTAGTACTAAAAACAAGTTGTGTGTGTCAACTATAATTTAATACCATAATATCAAGCCATAATTTATCTTTCAATTTCCAATCCATATATGGCCAGCTTTTAATGTCGATAGGAATCATAGTTCTTGCCAGGTGCCCAATGTAGGACTATAAGGTACACCTAGTATCTCCGACAGGAACTCCAAACtcattttatttgattttaaatctcTTGCCATGGCCTTCCTTACCAATACTTTTTTAAGAGAGGAAACACCTCGTGCAGCTCCCAACCTTCTTTTCTCAGAATTATAATTAGTTGTTGTTTCTTGTTCAGACTGTTGCTTTTCAGTTTGAGGTTCACTTGGTGCTTGTCCATCCTGATCACAGTGCTTTTCAACCTCCTGATCACAACGCTCTTCGACCTCCTGGCCACTTGGTGCTTGTTCGGACTCTCTGACCTCCGGAACCATCATTTTAACTTTTTTAGATTTGCTTTTGTTGGTTCTCTGTTTCTTTGCTATTTTGGTCCTTCACTCTGAATAATAAAACAAGAAATCATTAGTCACTGAATAAATGAAACTCTACATGAATTAAAATGCATTCAAAATTACTTATGCATAAATAAAAATGCATTCAAAATTACAactggaaaattacaaaaaaaatacaaaaaaattacAAGCAGCTAAAAAAATTATAACTAAAAATTACAAAAGAAAATTACAAAAGAAAAATTACAAAAGAAAAATGCATTAGTCACTATAATTCATTTACTCAAAAAAATTACAAAGGAAAATTAAATATGCTGATTAAATTACAACAAGCAAAAAGTACACAGAGCTAAATTAACAGGATCATTTTTTAACCCAAATTCCCTCAACATTAGGCCTAATACTATGCGCAACGTCTTCATTGGTCACATTAGAAGCAGGGATGTTAGAGCAGAAGGGAGGATATTCCATGACATCCATGATTGTGTCACCCAAATCATCGTCGTTATACAACTCTTGATAGTCTCGAGTTGTGGAAGTTAACACGATCGACCAAGTAGGATCAACCGGATCTTTAATGTAAAAAACCTGGTTGACTTGGTCAACAGAGACATATTTATCCTTCTTATGGCCTTGTCGATTAAAATCCACAAGTGTGAAGCCAAGATCGTCGATCTTTATGCCTTTATCATTCTCTACCCATTTACAAAAGAAGAGCGGGGCTTTGAACTCATGGTAATCCAACTCCCATACTTCCAAGATTATGCCATAAAAGGTCATATCACTCTCAGTGGGGTTTAAATCTTTCGCACTGGACACCTGGACTGCCTTAGTAACCACAGAAACTCCACTATTTTGAACAACCCGCACATCATCTCGGTCTTTCGTAAAGTATCGGACTCCATTGACTGAAAAACCTTGATAAGTTAAAATGGAAAATGATGGTTTTCCAGCGAGCCATCGTATCATCTCTGAAACAACATTGGGATTTCCCTTCATTTCACTACTTACCTAtacataatattatataattaaaaaagcCGTTAATTGCAAACTACCTAACAACTATTTAAGTAGACACTACACAAAACCTACTTTTTTTTCAAACCAATCGGCAAATAGCCGATTGTGCTCTCCCATGAGCCAATGAACACTTTTTTTCTTCCCTCGGTAAATTTCATCCAAATACTCCTTGTGCATTCTGAGAATATGCATAAATATTAGAAATAAcccacaaaaattacatcttCAAACAAATAggacaagttaataaaataaacataCACGATATAGGGATGCACTTCATCATTGTTTTGAAGGACATGCAGATGAGCCTCATCTCGCTCTTTTTCTTCCATGACCTTTATTATCGCGGCAGATAATGGACCAGATTGCTTGCCTTGCTCACTGGAATGCCGGAAGTTGTACAAGTCTGGCTCATAAATTCTGTGTAGAATTCTACTGATTCTTCTTTAAGGTAGCTTTCTACCATACAACCTTCAGGATAATATCGGTTTCGTACATAGCTCTTTAGCACTTTATTGAATCGTTCGAAGGCATACATCCATCTATAAAATACTGGTCCACATAAACGCACTTCTAGGACCAAGTGGACAATAAGATGTAATATTATATCAAAAAATGATGAAGGGAATATTTTTTCTAGAtcgcataaggttattattacatctgactgCAATTTATTGAATTTCGAGACATCAACAACTTTGCTGCATAAAGCATTAAAAAAGAAGCACAATCGTATGATTGTGACCCTAATATTTTTCGGAAGAATGGATTGAATGGCAACAGGGAggagttgttggagaaggatATGGCAGTCATGGGACTTAAGCCCGTATGTCTTCAAATCAGACATGGATACACAATTTTTTATGTTTGATCCATGTCCAGATGGAAGTTTCATAGACAAGAATGAGTTCAACACTTTCGTTTTTTCGGCCTTCGACAAAGTAAAAAGGGAAGAGAGCATATAGGTCTTCTTTTCTCCTACTTGAGGAGCTAAATCATGTCTAACACCCATATCAATCATATCACGACGTGCCGCCTCACTATCTTTTGACTTTCACATATTTTAATAACGTCCCAAGCAGATTATCACACACGTTTTCCTCGATGTGCATAACATCGAGACAGTGGCGAACATGATGATATTTCCAATATTCTAACTCAAAGAAAACAGATTTTTttcttccatggacattccaccTTCTTTGACTTCTTCACCTCTtttccaaaaaaaaaatcaatttgtTCCTGACGCGCTAACACTTCTTCTCCGGAAAGGGGTTGACATGCGTTCCCCAGCTCTTGTTGTCCGTTAAAGGCCGCCTTCTGCCTCCTATAAGGGTGATGCCTAGGTAAATACCGGCGATGACCGTGGAAGCACATCTTCCTACTATGACTTAAATATTTAGCCACAGTATCGTCAACACAAATTGGACAACTCTTATAACCCTTATTCACGCAGCCTGACAAGTTTCCATATGCTGGAAAATCATTTATAGTCCACAACAAAATTGCTTTTAGAGTGAAATATGATTTACTATAGGCGTCATAAACGTTTGGTTCACCTTCTTCCCAAAGTTTTTTCAGATCATCAATCAACGGTTGTAAATAAACGTCGATGTTATTTCCCGGCTCATGTGGACCAGGAACTAAAACTGACAACATCATGAACTTCCTTTTCATGCATAACCACGGAGGAAGATTGTACGTTACCAATACTACTGGACAGCAAGTGTATCGATTGACTAACCCATTAGTATGTGGTTTTATACCATCCGCTGATAAAGCCAACCTAATATTCCTAGATTCACTACCAAAGGCAGGCCACCGATAATCGATATTCCTCCAAGAAGGAGAGTCGGCCGGATGTCGCATCTTGTCATCATTTATTCGCTGATTTGCATGCCAAGTCACGATTTCAGCAATAGAGGGAGATTTAAATAACTGTTTAAATCTTGGAATTATAGGAAAATACCACATGACCTTGGCTGGAACATTGACCCTAAGTTGGTCATTCTTCCATACTTTCCAACGTGACAGCTTGCAATGAGGACACTGAGAAGCATCAGAATGTATGCCCCTGTATAGTATACAATCATTGGGACATGAATGAATTTTTATATACTCTAGACCTAAATCTGATAAAGTTTTATTCGCTTCATATGCGTTAGGAGGCAACACATTATCTTTGGGAAGGATTGAGCCAACTGAAGAGAGCAGCTCAGTAAAGGCAGTGTCGCTAATACCAAACCTAGCTTTCCAGTTTTGCAATTTTAACATTGACTCTAACTTTGTGCACTCGCTGCCCTCAAACAACGGTTGTTCCGCATCAACAACAAACCTCTGAAAATCATATAAATCCTTATCGTAATTACCTGAATTAAAAGccgcttcacaaacttcaacagTTTCTGATGCAGCAAAGTGCTCTGTAGGTGGGTCTGAAGCAGGACATGTACTACCTATAGATGACCTAGTACTCCTAGTAGATTTATCTTCATGCCAAATTTAATCAACATACCCCAAACTAAAACCATGATCGTAGATATGTCCCCTTATGATTTTGGCtgagaattttttaaaattaacagaTCGACCACATGGACAAGGAATTCTTTTAGGATCTTTACAATTTTTCTCAGCGAAAATCAAGAATTATTCGACGCCAATTTCAAATTCTAAAGAATCCCTATCTTTCGATATCCACGACTTATCCATAATTGAAAATATATGAACAACAACCTAACCACCTGATGGTCATTTCAACATCAAAATATTAGAGTAAGTTTATATATCATTTATATTCGTTATATACTCATAATTCTACTATACTATATTTCTTGGTTATTagttataaatatttattaatttttaatagaTATACTATATTTTATGTTTTATCCTCATTATGCTAACTAAAATACATACTTCATACTAAGAATTAGCGGTATATATTTATCACAAGTTATGCATTGCTTAATTAATTCATACTAAACAAAACTAAGAAAGTCAACATTGTTAACTAGCATAATCAAGACATGTGCACATATTCACGCGCGAATTAATAACAAACATGCCCTTAAAAAATTGAAAGATTTTACACAAATGACAACTAGTACATTCATGGTATCTCATCTATTAAAAAAGAACGATACACTAAATCTGATACATAAATGACAATCCAAAGCAAATAATGTATACATAAATAACAACAGATCGGTTACTGGTGAATCCCTTCCTAAATAATATATACATAAAAAAGGGA
The sequence above is drawn from the Apium graveolens cultivar Ventura chromosome 2, ASM990537v1, whole genome shotgun sequence genome and encodes:
- the LOC141696944 gene encoding uncharacterized protein LOC141696944, producing the protein MVLVWDPPTEHFAASETVEVCEAAFNSGNYDKDLYDFQRFVVDAEQPLFEGSECTKLESMLKLQNWKARFGISDTAFTELLSSVGSILPKDNVLPPNAYEANKTLSDLGLEYIKIHSCPNDCILYRGIHSDASQCPHCKLSRWKVWKNDQLRVNVPAKVMWYFPIIPRFKQLFKSPSIAEIVTWHANQRINDDKMRHPADSPSWRNIDYRWPAFGSESRNIRLALSADGIKPHTNGLVNRYTCCPVVLVTYNLPPWLCMKRKFMMLSVLVPGPHEPGNNIDVYLQPLIDDLKKLWEEGEPNVYDAYSKSYFTLKAILLWTINDFPAYGNLSGCVNKGYKSCPICVDDTVAKYLSHSRKMCFHGHRRYLPRHHPYRRQKAAFNGQQELGNACQPLSGEEVLARQEQIDFFFGKEVKKSKKVECPWKKKICFL